The following proteins are co-located in the Conyzicola lurida genome:
- the rph gene encoding ribonuclease PH yields the protein MTRSDGRTATDLRPVTIERGWSAQAEGSALISFGNTKVLCTASFTNGVPRWLKGKGTGWVTAEYSMLPRSTNDRMDRESVKGKIGGRTHEISRLIGRSLRAVVDMKALGENTIVIDCDVLQADGGTRTAAITGAYIALADSLEWGRAKGFIGKNSKPLIDSVAAVSVGIVGGEPLLDLAYVEDVKAETDMNVVVTGRGLFVEVQGTAEGAPFDRDELNALLDLALGGTADLTAMQVASLAS from the coding sequence ATGACCCGCTCCGACGGACGTACCGCCACCGACCTCCGCCCGGTCACCATCGAACGCGGCTGGAGCGCCCAGGCCGAGGGCTCGGCGCTCATCTCGTTCGGCAACACCAAGGTGCTGTGCACCGCGTCGTTCACGAACGGCGTTCCGCGTTGGCTCAAGGGCAAGGGCACCGGGTGGGTCACGGCCGAGTACTCGATGCTGCCGCGCTCGACGAACGACCGCATGGACCGCGAATCGGTCAAGGGCAAGATCGGCGGCCGCACCCACGAGATCTCGCGCCTCATCGGCCGCAGCCTGCGCGCCGTCGTCGACATGAAGGCACTCGGCGAGAACACCATCGTCATCGACTGCGACGTGCTGCAGGCCGACGGCGGCACCCGCACCGCCGCCATCACGGGCGCGTACATCGCGCTCGCCGACTCGCTCGAGTGGGGCCGCGCCAAGGGCTTCATCGGCAAGAACTCGAAGCCGCTCATCGACAGCGTCGCCGCGGTCTCCGTCGGTATCGTCGGGGGAGAGCCGCTGCTCGACCTCGCCTACGTCGAAGACGTCAAGGCGGAGACCGACATGAACGTCGTCGTCACCGGCCGCGGCCTGTTCGTCGAGGTGCAGGGCACCGCCGAGGGCGCGCCGTTCGACCGCGACGAGCTCAACGCGCTGCTCGACCTCGCGCTCGGCGGCACCGCCGACCTGACCGCGATGCAGGTCGCGTCGCTGGCATCATGA
- the rdgB gene encoding RdgB/HAM1 family non-canonical purine NTP pyrophosphatase gives MTVQLVLATHNAHKVEELRRILGAQLDGIELIGYDGPEPVEDADSFGGNALIKARAAALHTGLAAIADDSGISVDALGGAPGIHSARYAGHRDDRENLELLLANLASATDRAAQFTCAAALVVGDFEHVELGVWPGSVLREPAGAGGFGYDPVFQPEGIDVSAAQLTADEKNAVSHRARAFGQIMPVVRAQLL, from the coding sequence ATGACCGTCCAGCTCGTCCTCGCGACCCACAACGCGCACAAGGTCGAGGAACTGCGTCGCATCCTCGGTGCGCAGCTCGACGGCATCGAGCTGATCGGGTACGACGGGCCGGAACCGGTGGAAGACGCCGACAGCTTCGGCGGCAACGCGCTGATCAAGGCGAGGGCCGCCGCCCTGCACACGGGTCTCGCCGCGATCGCCGACGACTCCGGGATCTCGGTCGACGCTCTGGGTGGTGCCCCCGGCATCCACTCTGCACGCTACGCGGGTCACCGCGACGACCGCGAGAACCTCGAGCTGCTGCTCGCCAACCTCGCCTCGGCGACCGACCGCGCGGCCCAGTTCACCTGCGCCGCGGCGCTCGTCGTCGGCGACTTCGAGCACGTGGAGCTCGGCGTCTGGCCCGGCTCCGTGCTGCGGGAACCCGCGGGTGCGGGCGGGTTCGGCTACGACCCCGTCTTCCAGCCCGAGGGGATCGACGTGAGCGCCGCGCAGCTGACGGCCGACGAGAAGAACGCGGTCAGCCACCGGGCGCGCGCCTTCGGGCAGATCATGCCGGTGGTCAGGGCGCAGCTGCTGTAG
- a CDS encoding nicotinate phosphoribosyltransferase, with amino-acid sequence MSTALLTDRYELTMIDAAMRSGLHDRECVFEVFARRLPEGRRYGIVAGTGRLLDLVRQFRFGDEELGWLRDHGVVTTATLDWLADYRFRGTITGYREGEVYFPNSPILVVDGTFAEAVILETLALSVLNYDSAIASAAARMVSAADGRPLAEMGSRRTGERSAVAAARAAFVAGFGATSNLEAGLEWGIPTMGTAAHAFTLLHDSEEEAFRSQVAALGSGTTLLVDTYDVPTAVALAVKVAGTGLGAVRIDSGDLPAQVAAVRAQLDSLGAVNTKITVTNDLDEYTIASLRAAPVDSYGVGTSVVTGSGHPAASMVYKLVARRDDAGEWVSVAKKSAAKATVGGRKHPVRTLENGVAVAETIYVGEEPAAAPNERPLLVPLMVDGEPVAEYLGAHGTGVARTHRAAAIAELSDQAFRLGRGEPAIPTVYVAN; translated from the coding sequence ATGAGCACCGCCCTGCTGACCGACCGCTACGAACTCACGATGATCGACGCAGCGATGCGCAGCGGTCTGCACGACAGGGAGTGCGTGTTCGAAGTCTTCGCCCGCCGCCTTCCCGAGGGTCGGCGCTACGGCATCGTCGCGGGCACCGGCCGCCTGCTCGACCTCGTGCGCCAGTTCCGCTTCGGCGACGAGGAGCTCGGTTGGCTGCGCGACCACGGCGTCGTCACGACCGCGACCTTGGACTGGCTCGCCGACTACCGCTTCCGCGGCACGATCACCGGCTACCGCGAGGGCGAGGTGTACTTCCCGAACTCCCCCATCCTCGTGGTCGACGGCACCTTCGCCGAGGCCGTGATCCTCGAGACCCTCGCGCTCAGCGTGCTCAACTACGACAGCGCGATCGCGAGTGCCGCCGCCCGCATGGTCTCCGCGGCCGACGGGCGTCCGCTCGCCGAGATGGGCTCGCGTCGCACGGGCGAGCGCTCGGCCGTCGCCGCCGCCCGCGCCGCCTTCGTCGCGGGATTCGGCGCCACCAGCAACCTCGAGGCCGGTCTCGAGTGGGGTATCCCCACGATGGGCACGGCCGCGCACGCGTTCACGCTGCTGCACGACAGCGAGGAGGAGGCGTTCCGCTCCCAGGTCGCGGCCCTCGGCTCCGGTACGACGCTGCTCGTCGACACCTACGATGTGCCCACGGCGGTGGCCCTCGCGGTCAAGGTCGCCGGCACCGGTCTCGGCGCGGTCCGCATCGACTCGGGCGACCTCCCCGCGCAGGTCGCGGCGGTGCGCGCGCAGCTGGACTCGCTCGGCGCGGTCAACACCAAGATCACCGTGACGAACGACCTCGACGAGTACACGATCGCCTCCCTGCGCGCCGCGCCCGTCGACTCGTACGGTGTCGGCACCTCGGTGGTCACGGGATCGGGCCACCCCGCGGCATCCATGGTCTACAAACTGGTGGCACGCCGGGATGACGCGGGCGAATGGGTCTCGGTCGCGAAAAAGTCCGCGGCCAAGGCCACCGTCGGCGGACGCAAGCACCCCGTGCGCACCCTCGAGAACGGCGTGGCCGTGGCCGAGACGATCTACGTCGGCGAGGAGCCGGCCGCCGCGCCGAACGAGCGGCCGCTGCTGGTGCCGCTCATGGTCGACGGCGAACCGGTGGCCGAGTACCTCGGCGCCCACGGCACGGGTGTCGCGCGCACGCACCGCGCGGCGGCGATCGCGGAGCTGTCCGACCAGGCGTTCCGGCTGGGACGCGGCGAGCCGGCGATCCCGACGGTCTACGTCGCGAACTAG
- a CDS encoding cryptochrome/photolyase family protein yields the protein MTHVRWIFAGQLGELFDDGGPMLLVEARSVFRRRPIHRAKAHLILSAIRHRAAELGDRVEFHQVEHYSEVVDGRDDLEVIDPTSWAARRTVRRLGARILPSRGFVTSEEEFAAWAATRGTGRLLLEDFYRDTRLRTGLLMEGQSPAGGQWNYDHDNRQRPPKNAVSLGLPDPRWPVEDDIDAGVRADLDRWQAAGEIRLVGDDGPRRFAVTGAEAQAALDDFVETRLGDFGPFEDATLTGDWTMAHSLLSVPLNLGLLDPRHVVDTVAAEYERGNAPLSSVEGFVRQIAGWRDYVWHLYWHLGEGYRTGHNTLRATVDLPREFRELDTDAIEANCLHHSIGGLREHGWTHHIQRLMVIGNWALQRGYDPVQLNDWFTDMFVDGTPWVMPANVIGMSQHADGGIVATKPYAAGGAYIDRMTDYCGGCRFDPKVRLGPDACPYTAGYWAFLDRVEPALRGNHRMAQPLAGLRGLVDREAVVQQEREREGFH from the coding sequence ATGACTCACGTGCGCTGGATTTTCGCCGGGCAACTCGGGGAGCTCTTCGACGACGGCGGCCCGATGCTGCTCGTCGAAGCGCGGTCGGTCTTCCGTCGTCGGCCGATCCACCGAGCCAAAGCGCACCTCATCCTGTCTGCGATCCGTCACCGCGCCGCCGAACTGGGCGACCGCGTGGAGTTCCACCAGGTCGAGCACTACTCCGAGGTGGTCGACGGACGCGACGACCTCGAAGTGATCGACCCCACCTCCTGGGCGGCGCGGAGGACGGTGCGCCGGCTGGGCGCACGCATCCTGCCGAGCCGCGGATTCGTCACGAGCGAGGAGGAGTTCGCTGCCTGGGCCGCGACCCGCGGCACCGGCCGGCTGCTGTTGGAAGACTTCTACCGCGACACCCGGCTGCGCACCGGCCTGCTGATGGAAGGACAGTCCCCGGCGGGCGGGCAGTGGAACTACGACCACGACAACCGGCAGCGGCCGCCGAAGAACGCGGTGTCGCTCGGGCTGCCCGACCCGCGCTGGCCGGTCGAGGACGACATCGACGCCGGCGTGCGCGCCGATCTCGACCGGTGGCAGGCCGCGGGCGAGATCAGGCTCGTCGGCGACGACGGGCCCCGCAGGTTCGCCGTGACAGGGGCGGAGGCGCAGGCGGCGCTCGACGACTTCGTCGAAACCCGCCTCGGCGACTTCGGCCCGTTCGAGGACGCGACGCTCACGGGCGACTGGACGATGGCGCACTCGCTGCTCAGCGTGCCGCTCAACCTGGGGCTGCTCGACCCGCGGCACGTCGTCGACACCGTCGCGGCCGAGTACGAGCGGGGCAACGCGCCGCTGTCGAGCGTCGAGGGGTTCGTGCGCCAGATCGCCGGGTGGCGCGACTACGTCTGGCACCTGTACTGGCATCTCGGCGAGGGATACCGCACCGGGCACAACACCCTGCGCGCCACGGTCGACCTGCCGCGCGAGTTCAGAGAACTCGACACCGACGCCATCGAGGCGAACTGCCTGCACCACTCGATCGGCGGCCTGCGCGAGCACGGGTGGACGCACCACATCCAGCGGCTGATGGTCATCGGCAACTGGGCGCTGCAGCGCGGGTACGACCCCGTGCAGCTCAACGACTGGTTCACCGACATGTTCGTCGACGGCACCCCGTGGGTGATGCCCGCCAACGTCATCGGCATGAGCCAGCACGCCGACGGCGGCATCGTCGCCACCAAGCCGTATGCGGCGGGCGGTGCCTACATCGACCGGATGACCGACTACTGCGGCGGATGCCGCTTCGACCCGAAGGTGCGGTTGGGGCCCGACGCGTGCCCCTACACCGCCGGATACTGGGCGTTCCTCGACCGGGTGGAGCCCGCGCTGCGCGGCAATCACCGCATGGCGCAGCCGCTCGCCGGCCTGCGCGGGCTCGTCGACCGCGAGGCGGTCGTGCAGCAGGAACGCGAGCGGGAAGGCTTCCACTAA
- a CDS encoding DUF3039 domain-containing protein: protein MTDTEHTGGGTSTLDRELEELLNSEQVEEGDHERFSHYAPKNKIMESALTGKPVRALCGKLWTPGRDPQKFPVCPTCKEVYETLK, encoded by the coding sequence ATGACTGATACCGAGCACACCGGCGGAGGAACCTCGACCCTCGATCGCGAACTCGAGGAACTGCTCAACAGCGAGCAGGTGGAAGAAGGCGACCACGAGCGCTTCTCCCACTACGCACCGAAGAACAAGATCATGGAGTCGGCACTGACCGGCAAGCCCGTCCGCGCGCTCTGCGGCAAACTCTGGACCCCGGGTCGCGACCCGCAGAAGTTTCCGGTCTGCCCGACGTGCAAAGAGGTCTACGAGACGCTGAAGTAG
- the murI gene encoding glutamate racemase has translation MTDAPIGVFDSGVGGLTVARAIIDQLPRESITYVGDTAHSPYGPKPIADVRRYALEVMDDLVAQGVKLLVIACNTASSAMLRDARERFTGGYGIPVVEVIQPAVRAAVRQTRNKRIGVIGTVGTVQSLAYEDAFAAASDLKIFAQACPRFVEFVEAGVTSGPELFAVAEEYLAPLKAADIDTLVLGCTHYPLLAAAIQYVMGEDVTLVSSAEETAYDVYRMLVKHGLERTSAAAPAYTFEATGGSQQEFLTLASRFLGPEVTRVDLVETGTIHLPPLALPKADSR, from the coding sequence GTGACTGATGCGCCGATTGGAGTCTTCGACTCGGGGGTCGGCGGCCTGACCGTCGCCCGGGCCATCATCGACCAGCTGCCGCGCGAATCGATCACCTACGTGGGCGACACCGCGCACTCCCCGTACGGCCCCAAGCCGATCGCCGACGTGCGCCGCTACGCGCTCGAGGTGATGGACGATCTGGTCGCCCAGGGCGTCAAACTGCTGGTCATCGCCTGCAACACCGCGTCGTCGGCCATGCTGCGCGACGCCCGGGAGCGGTTCACCGGCGGGTACGGGATCCCGGTCGTCGAGGTCATCCAGCCCGCGGTGCGGGCCGCGGTGCGGCAGACCCGCAACAAACGCATCGGCGTGATCGGCACGGTCGGCACGGTGCAGTCGCTCGCCTACGAGGACGCGTTCGCCGCGGCATCCGACCTCAAAATCTTCGCCCAGGCCTGCCCCCGCTTCGTCGAGTTCGTCGAGGCAGGGGTGACCAGCGGCCCCGAACTGTTCGCCGTCGCCGAGGAGTACCTCGCGCCGCTCAAGGCCGCGGACATCGACACCCTCGTGCTCGGCTGCACGCACTACCCGCTGCTCGCCGCGGCGATCCAGTACGTGATGGGCGAGGATGTCACCCTCGTCTCGAGCGCGGAGGAGACCGCGTACGACGTCTACCGCATGCTCGTGAAACACGGCCTCGAACGCACCAGCGCCGCGGCGCCCGCCTACACCTTCGAGGCGACCGGGGGCAGCCAGCAGGAGTTCCTCACGCTCGCGTCGCGCTTCCTCGGTCCGGAGGTCACCCGCGTCGACCTCGTCGAGACCGGGACGATCCACTTACCACCACTCGCCCTACCGAAAGCAGACAGCAGATGA